One Halorientalis litorea DNA segment encodes these proteins:
- the nasA gene encoding assimilatory nitrate reductase NasA — MSDWIPTTCARCAVGCGHMQMGVDEGYGIDTVRGDGSHPVNHGLACQRGVTETADPDGEWLRRPLVRENGKLVETTWDDALDLVADRMGASIARDPHSVAVLGSGQQTNEAAYALGKFARGGIGTRHYDANTTLCMASAVAAYYQSFGSDAPPCTYDDIPEAQSHIIWGANPAAAHPVMFQWIQRSAMDDDSRLIVVDPVRTETAKAAHRHVQVAPGGDLALARAVLARVIGTDAFDRGFVHRATEGFDDLVADLPPTDEAAEQAGVSPTTVEYLADAMSFQTLIYWGMGINQSVRGTATSRALIDCCLATGNLRPGSGPFSLTGQANSMGTRVCSSKGTWPGHRPFDDPDARATVAEAWGVPRDRLPDDPGPGPVGIVDSIGQEVETVYTVATNPAVGLPDASAAAENLADAFLVTQDVFHTETTDLADVVLPAITWGETDGTLMNMERTVSRVHAATDTPDGVRSDLDIIAGLASRLYPDLLPDPPVDPAEVFAEFASLTAGTPADCSGISYDRLDAEQAVRWPAPDAESSTAYRYHDHDGDDESWSFETPSGSAQFSTVDTDATDLPELTDDDYPLTLTTAREADEYNTGIRTRSVDDPGDVTARVDPATVEAHLDGTTDTVRIESRRGVVPARVEPDPTIPEGMVWLPIHHPMTNDLTVPATDPQSDEPNYKQCAVRLQTDTTGVTHDEESADAREEVDA; from the coding sequence ATGAGTGACTGGATACCGACGACGTGTGCGCGCTGTGCGGTCGGGTGTGGTCACATGCAGATGGGCGTCGACGAGGGATACGGCATCGACACCGTCCGCGGTGACGGGTCCCATCCCGTCAACCACGGGTTGGCGTGTCAGCGCGGCGTCACCGAGACGGCAGACCCCGACGGAGAGTGGTTGCGCCGGCCACTCGTCAGGGAGAACGGCAAACTCGTCGAGACGACGTGGGACGACGCACTCGACCTCGTCGCGGACCGAATGGGGGCGTCGATAGCGCGGGATCCGCACAGCGTCGCGGTGTTGGGGAGCGGGCAACAGACCAACGAGGCCGCCTACGCCCTCGGCAAGTTCGCCCGCGGTGGCATCGGGACCAGACACTACGACGCCAACACCACGCTCTGTATGGCGAGCGCGGTGGCGGCGTACTACCAGTCGTTCGGCAGCGACGCCCCGCCGTGTACGTACGACGATATCCCGGAGGCCCAGAGCCACATCATCTGGGGGGCGAACCCGGCGGCCGCGCACCCCGTCATGTTCCAGTGGATTCAGCGGAGCGCGATGGACGACGACAGTCGCCTCATCGTCGTCGACCCGGTTCGCACCGAGACGGCGAAGGCCGCACACCGCCACGTGCAGGTCGCCCCCGGCGGTGACCTCGCGCTGGCCCGCGCGGTGTTGGCCCGCGTCATCGGCACCGACGCGTTCGACCGCGGGTTCGTCCACCGGGCGACCGAGGGGTTCGACGACCTCGTGGCCGACCTGCCCCCGACGGACGAGGCGGCCGAACAGGCCGGTGTCTCGCCGACGACCGTCGAGTACCTCGCGGACGCGATGAGTTTCCAGACGCTGATTTACTGGGGGATGGGTATCAACCAGAGCGTCCGCGGGACGGCGACGTCCCGAGCACTCATCGACTGCTGTCTCGCCACCGGGAACCTGCGACCGGGCAGCGGACCGTTCTCGCTGACCGGACAGGCGAACTCGATGGGGACACGCGTCTGTTCCTCGAAAGGGACGTGGCCCGGACACCGACCGTTCGACGACCCGGACGCCCGTGCCACCGTCGCCGAGGCGTGGGGTGTACCCCGCGACCGCCTCCCGGACGACCCCGGCCCGGGACCCGTCGGCATCGTCGACAGCATCGGCCAGGAGGTGGAGACGGTCTACACGGTGGCGACGAACCCCGCCGTCGGCCTGCCCGACGCGTCGGCCGCCGCCGAGAACCTGGCCGACGCGTTCCTCGTCACGCAGGACGTGTTCCACACCGAGACGACCGACCTCGCCGACGTGGTGCTCCCGGCCATCACGTGGGGCGAGACGGACGGGACGCTGATGAACATGGAGCGGACCGTCTCGCGGGTCCACGCGGCGACGGACACGCCCGACGGGGTGCGGAGCGACCTCGACATAATCGCCGGCCTCGCGTCGCGGTTGTACCCCGACCTGCTCCCGGACCCGCCGGTCGACCCGGCCGAGGTATTCGCGGAGTTCGCGTCGCTGACCGCCGGGACGCCCGCCGACTGCTCGGGCATCTCCTACGACAGACTCGACGCGGAACAGGCCGTCCGCTGGCCCGCACCCGACGCCGAGAGCTCGACCGCGTACCGCTACCACGACCACGACGGGGACGACGAGTCGTGGTCGTTCGAGACGCCCTCGGGCAGCGCGCAGTTCTCGACGGTCGACACCGACGCGACGGACCTGCCGGAACTGACCGACGACGACTACCCGCTGACGCTGACGACGGCCCGCGAGGCCGACGAGTACAACACCGGCATCCGAACCCGGTCGGTGGACGACCCCGGCGACGTAACCGCACGCGTCGACCCCGCGACAGTCGAGGCTCACCTCGACGGTACCACCGACACAGTGCGCATCGAATCACGGCGCGGCGTCGTTCCGGCCCGCGTCGAACCCGACCCGACCATCCCCGAGGGGATGGTCTGGCTCCCGATTCACCATCCGATGACCAACGACCTCACCGTTCCCGCGACCGACCCACAATCGGACGAACCGAACTACAAACAGTGCGCCGTCCGCCTGCAGACGGACACGACGGGTGTCACCCACGACGAGGAATCCGCCGACGCCCGTGAGGAGGTGGACGCATGA
- a CDS encoding MFS transporter, translated as MTKYRTLVLATIGFNFSFLIWFSFAPFTGPMAEEFGLSLAEIGVLASAAIWLAPFGRILTGWLSDRWGAPTVFAIVLAYVGVFSMASAFAQSYTVFFVERLIVATAGITFVIGIQHVSEWFEEDELGLAEGIYAGIGNAGAAGGALILPRVFGTGWSGPLFSTNWRAAFFYTGIVSILLAVVYYTVGEAAKSDKKRQATKQTATLKDWIHTATRYGTVVLALAYVMSFGLELSMNGWLATYYREGFNTQNLVLASTFAATFSVAAGLLRPIGGYVSDLLARKEKNILPIFTGRYREQWTFVSLSFIAVAMVGMTLAGLSGQVLLAVGAGFVVGMGCAFAEGAIFAQVPAMFPDSSGAVAGVVGGVGTVGGIVYPLVYSAPFLPNLHTGYSVVAVSMVPIILLTAWVFQPRIAEKATSHGFLGADTEPGAVSADD; from the coding sequence ATGACCAAGTACCGGACGCTGGTGCTCGCCACTATCGGATTCAACTTCTCGTTTCTCATCTGGTTCTCGTTCGCCCCGTTCACGGGACCGATGGCCGAGGAGTTCGGCCTCTCGCTGGCCGAAATCGGCGTCCTCGCCAGTGCGGCTATCTGGCTCGCGCCGTTCGGTCGCATCCTGACCGGGTGGCTCTCGGACCGCTGGGGCGCGCCGACGGTGTTCGCCATCGTGCTGGCCTACGTCGGCGTGTTCTCGATGGCGTCGGCGTTCGCCCAGTCCTACACCGTGTTCTTCGTCGAACGCCTCATCGTCGCCACGGCGGGCATCACCTTCGTCATCGGTATCCAACACGTCTCCGAGTGGTTCGAGGAGGACGAACTCGGGCTGGCGGAGGGCATCTACGCCGGCATCGGGAACGCCGGGGCCGCCGGGGGCGCGCTCATCCTCCCCCGCGTGTTCGGAACCGGGTGGAGCGGGCCGCTGTTCTCGACGAACTGGCGGGCCGCCTTCTTCTACACCGGCATCGTCTCCATCCTGCTCGCCGTCGTCTACTACACGGTCGGCGAGGCCGCAAAGAGCGACAAAAAGCGGCAGGCGACCAAGCAGACGGCGACGCTCAAAGACTGGATTCACACCGCGACGCGGTACGGGACGGTCGTGCTGGCACTCGCGTACGTGATGAGCTTCGGCCTCGAACTGTCGATGAACGGCTGGCTGGCGACCTACTACCGCGAGGGGTTCAACACCCAGAACCTCGTGCTTGCGAGTACGTTCGCGGCCACGTTCTCCGTCGCCGCGGGCCTGCTCCGCCCCATCGGTGGGTACGTCAGCGACCTGCTCGCACGCAAAGAAAAGAACATTCTGCCCATCTTCACCGGCCGCTACCGCGAGCAGTGGACGTTCGTCTCGCTGTCGTTCATCGCCGTCGCCATGGTCGGGATGACGCTGGCTGGACTGTCCGGACAAGTCTTGCTCGCCGTCGGTGCCGGGTTCGTCGTCGGCATGGGCTGTGCGTTCGCGGAGGGTGCCATCTTCGCGCAGGTACCGGCGATGTTCCCGGACAGTTCCGGGGCCGTCGCGGGCGTCGTCGGCGGCGTCGGTACGGTCGGTGGCATCGTCTACCCCTTGGTGTATTCCGCACCGTTCCTGCCGAACCTCCACACCGGCTACTCCGTCGTGGCGGTGTCGATGGTGCCCATCATCCTGCTGACCGCGTGGGTGTTCCAGCCCCGCATCGCGGAGAAAGCGACCAGTCACGGCTTCCTCGGTGCCGACACCGAACCGGGTGCCGTCTCCGCCGACGACTGA
- a CDS encoding molybdenum cofactor guanylyltransferase has product MHGPRHSALVLAGGRSRRFGDRDKAFVPVEGTPMVRRVADRLAPATDELVVNCRDDQAADVRAALADAPRNPRLAVDPVSDRGPLYGLRTGLRVAAGRYAVVVACDMPFVAPALLAHLCERVQDAGVTAAVPEFDGRRQPLCAVYRVDPAREACETAIERGDRRLTKLLDILDAAVVGEPTVRDYADARALANVNTPGTLDRLTPDDGVPEDAPDATP; this is encoded by the coding sequence ATGCACGGCCCACGACACTCCGCGCTCGTCCTCGCGGGCGGACGGTCCCGTCGCTTCGGGGACCGGGACAAGGCGTTCGTGCCGGTCGAGGGGACGCCGATGGTCCGCCGCGTCGCCGACCGACTCGCCCCCGCTACCGACGAACTCGTGGTGAACTGTCGGGACGACCAGGCGGCCGACGTTCGGGCGGCCCTCGCGGACGCACCACGGAACCCACGGTTGGCCGTCGACCCCGTGTCCGACCGCGGGCCGCTCTACGGGCTTCGGACCGGCCTCCGCGTCGCCGCCGGTCGCTACGCCGTGGTCGTCGCCTGCGACATGCCGTTCGTCGCCCCGGCCCTCCTGGCACACCTGTGTGAACGGGTACAGGACGCGGGCGTAACGGCCGCCGTTCCCGAGTTCGACGGGCGACGGCAACCGCTCTGTGCCGTCTACCGCGTCGACCCGGCACGCGAGGCCTGCGAGACGGCGATAGAGCGCGGCGACCGCCGGTTGACGAAGCTCCTCGACATCCTCGACGCGGCCGTCGTCGGCGAACCGACGGTCCGGGACTACGCCGACGCACGCGCGCTTGCGAACGTCAATACGCCCGGCACTCTCGACAGACTGACGCCGGACGACGGCGTTCCGGAGGACGCACCCGACGCCACGCCGTAG
- a CDS encoding nitrite/sulfite reductase — protein MPHKKEGIKDDLYGDEVREKILEFAERGWESIPEDEREEWFTRFKFWGVFHQRSGQESYFMLRLTNCGGVLEPGQLRAIGEVARDYATGPVENPEFGNGYVDFTTRQSVQLHWLKLEDIPAVWEKLESVGVSSRSAGGDTMRNISGCPVAGKAEEYVETRELLDEIQADIRGDDDLSNMPRKFNISVTGCRQGCAQDAINDIGLEPAHKLIAGEDVRGFNVRVGGGLGGREPRRARSLDLFVRPEHAKATVRAFVELYHEEGNRQNRSKNRARFFVDEWGTDEIRDALEQRLDFELEPAGTNFRGEYTYNAGKPTERGAHDHVGVYDQRDGDNYVGLSVAVGRMAAADAIELADVAAEYGSGEIRLTRRQNPLVMDVPDENLDDLLAEPLLAKHTPEPNPFVQGAMACTGTEFCSLALTETKARMAVMLRWLRDNVDVPDDVDRIKMHFSGCTADCGQAMTADIGLQGMRARKDGEMVEAVDIGVGGGIGEEPSFVEWVRQRVPADEAPGAIRNILEAFAALREEGQTFREWVDATGQANLMTLAEPEETDYEDPCLYDAKQSWYPFADGESPAPTDADGTPISADD, from the coding sequence ATGCCACACAAGAAAGAAGGAATCAAAGACGACCTGTACGGCGACGAGGTGCGCGAGAAGATACTGGAGTTCGCGGAACGCGGCTGGGAGTCCATCCCCGAGGACGAGCGCGAGGAGTGGTTCACTCGATTCAAGTTCTGGGGTGTGTTCCACCAGCGGTCGGGGCAGGAGAGTTACTTCATGTTGCGTCTGACCAACTGCGGCGGCGTCCTCGAACCGGGCCAACTGCGTGCTATCGGCGAAGTGGCCCGCGACTACGCCACCGGCCCCGTCGAGAACCCGGAGTTCGGGAACGGGTACGTCGACTTCACGACCCGCCAATCGGTACAACTGCACTGGCTCAAACTGGAGGACATCCCTGCCGTGTGGGAGAAACTGGAGTCGGTGGGCGTCTCTTCCCGGTCGGCGGGTGGCGACACGATGCGCAACATCTCCGGCTGTCCGGTCGCCGGCAAGGCCGAGGAGTACGTCGAGACCCGCGAGTTGCTGGACGAGATTCAGGCCGACATTCGGGGGGACGACGACCTCTCGAACATGCCCCGGAAGTTCAACATCTCCGTCACCGGCTGTCGGCAGGGGTGTGCCCAGGACGCCATCAACGACATCGGCCTCGAACCGGCCCACAAACTCATCGCGGGGGAGGATGTGCGGGGGTTCAACGTCCGGGTCGGCGGCGGCCTCGGCGGCCGCGAACCGCGCCGTGCCCGGTCGCTCGACCTGTTCGTCCGGCCGGAACACGCCAAGGCGACCGTTCGCGCCTTCGTCGAACTCTACCACGAGGAGGGGAACCGCCAGAATCGGTCGAAGAACCGCGCCCGCTTCTTCGTCGACGAGTGGGGCACCGACGAGATACGCGACGCGCTCGAACAGCGGCTGGACTTCGAACTCGAACCGGCTGGAACGAACTTCCGCGGGGAGTACACGTACAACGCCGGGAAGCCGACCGAGCGCGGTGCCCACGACCACGTCGGCGTCTACGACCAGCGGGACGGCGACAACTACGTCGGGCTGTCGGTCGCAGTCGGCCGGATGGCCGCCGCGGACGCCATCGAACTCGCCGACGTAGCCGCGGAGTACGGTAGCGGCGAAATCCGACTCACCCGCCGGCAGAACCCGCTCGTGATGGACGTGCCGGACGAGAACCTCGACGACCTGCTCGCGGAGCCGCTGCTGGCGAAACACACGCCCGAACCCAACCCATTCGTGCAGGGGGCGATGGCCTGTACCGGGACGGAGTTCTGCTCGCTCGCGCTGACGGAGACGAAAGCCCGGATGGCCGTCATGCTCCGCTGGCTCCGGGACAACGTCGACGTTCCCGACGACGTGGACCGCATCAAGATGCACTTCTCGGGCTGTACGGCCGACTGCGGGCAGGCGATGACCGCCGACATCGGGCTACAGGGGATGCGCGCCCGCAAGGACGGCGAGATGGTCGAGGCCGTCGACATCGGCGTCGGCGGCGGTATCGGCGAGGAGCCGAGTTTCGTCGAGTGGGTCCGCCAACGCGTGCCCGCCGACGAAGCTCCCGGCGCGATACGGAACATACTTGAGGCGTTCGCCGCACTCCGGGAGGAGGGGCAGACGTTCCGCGAGTGGGTCGACGCGACGGGACAGGCCAACCTGATGACGCTGGCCGAACCCGAGGAGACCGACTACGAGGACCCCTGCCTGTACGACGCCAAGCAGTCGTGGTACCCCTTCGCCGACGGCGAGAGTCCCGCGCCGACGGACGCCGACGGCACGCCCATCTCGGCCGATGACTGA
- the cmk gene encoding (d)CMP kinase — MTDTRPSDDRLADKNLFITVSGPPGSGISTLSKGLADALDCGYVSGGEVFREMAEDRDMTLTQLVAEAGQSDDIDRALDRRLQTIAEKWGTANKAFVLESRLAGWIAGNRADLRLWLDAPENVRADRTAEREEMTAEMQVREVIEEDRYESYYDIDLADLSIYDLAVNTARWPPEAVLEIVLTAIREYDATVDEGAFTVPDLEI; from the coding sequence ATGACCGACACGAGACCATCCGACGACCGGTTGGCGGACAAGAACCTCTTCATCACCGTCTCCGGCCCGCCGGGGAGCGGCATCTCGACGCTCTCGAAGGGTCTCGCGGACGCCCTCGACTGTGGCTACGTCTCCGGCGGCGAAGTGTTCCGCGAGATGGCCGAGGACCGCGACATGACCCTCACGCAACTCGTCGCCGAGGCGGGCCAGTCGGACGACATCGACCGGGCACTGGACCGACGGCTCCAGACCATCGCCGAGAAGTGGGGAACGGCCAACAAGGCGTTCGTCCTCGAATCCCGGCTCGCGGGGTGGATAGCCGGGAACCGCGCGGACCTCCGGCTCTGGCTCGATGCCCCCGAGAACGTCCGCGCCGACCGCACGGCCGAACGCGAGGAGATGACCGCCGAGATGCAGGTCCGGGAGGTCATCGAGGAGGACCGCTACGAGTCCTACTACGACATCGACCTCGCCGACCTCTCGATTTACGACCTCGCGGTCAACACCGCCCGCTGGCCGCCGGAGGCCGTCCTCGAAATCGTCCTCACCGCTATCCGTGAGTACGACGCGACCGTAGACGAAGGCGCGTTCACAGTACCGGATTTGGAGATTTAA
- the lrp gene encoding HTH-type transcriptional regulator Lrp — protein MDIDDTDRRIVNALLDDGRASARDIAAETGVAATTVSKRLDELEASGVVAGYTATVDYEELGYDITAIFHLGVDGDGLASVVERLRGHDRMVGVYEVTGSHDIVAVGKFTDTDEMNAEIKTLLTDEHVKAANTSVVLNTVREFETFAVDTEDEEN, from the coding sequence ATGGACATAGACGACACAGACAGACGTATTGTAAACGCGCTACTGGACGACGGACGAGCCAGTGCCCGCGACATCGCCGCCGAAACCGGCGTCGCCGCGACGACGGTATCGAAACGGCTCGACGAACTCGAAGCGAGCGGCGTCGTCGCGGGCTACACCGCGACAGTCGACTACGAGGAACTGGGGTACGACATCACCGCAATCTTCCACCTCGGCGTCGACGGCGACGGCCTCGCGTCGGTCGTCGAGCGACTCCGCGGCCACGACCGGATGGTCGGCGTCTACGAAGTGACCGGGAGCCACGACATCGTCGCCGTCGGGAAGTTCACCGACACCGACGAGATGAACGCCGAAATCAAGACACTGCTCACGGACGAGCACGTGAAGGCGGCGAACACGAGCGTCGTCTTGAACACCGTCCGCGAGTTCGAGACGTTCGCCGTCGACACCGAGGACGAAGAGAACTAG
- a CDS encoding P-II family nitrogen regulator, translating into MSNANDGEIKMIVAFIRPGKLTAVKKGLAEVGAPSLTVTNVRGRGSQPVKKGQWRGEEYVVDLHEKVKLETVVADVPADDVVEAIKDAAHTGEPGDGKIFVVDVEDAVQIRTGKSGTEAV; encoded by the coding sequence ATGAGCAACGCTAACGACGGCGAAATAAAGATGATCGTGGCGTTCATCCGCCCCGGCAAACTCACCGCAGTCAAGAAAGGGCTCGCCGAAGTCGGCGCGCCCTCCCTGACGGTCACGAACGTCCGTGGCCGTGGGAGCCAGCCCGTCAAGAAGGGCCAGTGGCGCGGCGAGGAGTACGTCGTCGACCTCCACGAGAAGGTCAAACTGGAGACGGTCGTCGCCGACGTGCCCGCCGACGACGTGGTCGAGGCAATCAAAGACGCCGCCCACACGGGCGAGCCCGGCGACGGCAAGATATTCGTCGTGGACGTCGAGGACGCGGTCCAGATTCGCACCGGCAAAAGCGGCACCGAGGCGGTCTGA
- a CDS encoding ammonium transporter has product MSELLVPLQVDVASIANAVNFTWILVVSFLIFFMHAGFAMLEAGQVRSKNVANQLTKNLLTWSVGVMAFFLVGAGVSSLVGGGGFSFTGLADPASWASGWLYGAVFAMTAATIVSGAVAGRAKLRAYVTYTFLLAAIIYPVVTGITWSGTYISSFLGTGFQDFAGGMIVHGMGGIAGLTAAWVLGPRLDRYNDDGSVNVIPGHSLTFAVLGTLILAFGWYGFNVGTAAIFTSGESGMLFNGAVLGRVALTTTLAMAMGAIGAGGAAKLKTGKVDTLYVANGLLAGLVGITAIPDVATWWGAIVVGGLAGVQLPYVFGFVEKTLKIDDVCAVFPVHGSAGVLGTLLYPFVAVGGFSVNALIAQVIGVVAIAAWTIVATAVVFGVLKAIGQARVDPAHEREGLDISEHGVETYPEFSLGDEPAVTDGGEFRTDGGSTEGGENE; this is encoded by the coding sequence ATGAGCGAGCTCCTCGTTCCCTTGCAGGTCGACGTCGCCAGTATCGCGAACGCGGTGAACTTCACGTGGATACTGGTGGTGTCGTTCCTCATCTTCTTCATGCACGCTGGCTTCGCCATGCTGGAGGCGGGGCAGGTGCGCTCGAAGAACGTCGCCAACCAGTTGACTAAGAACCTGCTCACGTGGTCGGTCGGTGTGATGGCCTTCTTCCTCGTCGGCGCGGGAGTGAGTAGCCTCGTCGGCGGTGGGGGCTTCTCGTTCACCGGTCTGGCCGACCCGGCATCGTGGGCCAGCGGCTGGTTGTACGGTGCCGTCTTCGCGATGACGGCGGCGACCATCGTCTCCGGGGCCGTGGCGGGACGCGCGAAACTCCGCGCGTACGTGACCTACACGTTCCTGCTCGCCGCGATTATCTACCCCGTGGTCACCGGCATCACGTGGTCCGGTACCTACATCAGTAGCTTCCTCGGAACCGGCTTCCAGGACTTCGCGGGCGGGATGATCGTCCACGGCATGGGCGGCATCGCGGGCCTCACCGCGGCGTGGGTCCTCGGTCCCCGCCTCGACCGGTACAACGACGACGGGAGCGTCAACGTCATTCCGGGTCACTCGCTGACCTTCGCCGTGCTGGGGACGCTCATCCTCGCGTTCGGCTGGTACGGCTTCAACGTCGGGACCGCAGCCATCTTCACCTCCGGTGAGAGCGGGATGCTGTTCAACGGGGCCGTCCTCGGCCGCGTTGCACTGACGACGACGCTGGCGATGGCGATGGGTGCCATCGGTGCCGGTGGGGCTGCGAAGCTCAAGACCGGCAAGGTCGACACGCTGTACGTCGCCAACGGCCTGCTGGCCGGACTGGTCGGCATCACCGCCATCCCCGACGTCGCGACGTGGTGGGGTGCGATCGTCGTCGGCGGGCTGGCCGGCGTCCAGCTCCCCTACGTGTTCGGCTTCGTGGAGAAGACGCTCAAGATCGACGACGTGTGTGCAGTCTTCCCCGTCCACGGGAGTGCAGGCGTCCTCGGGACGCTGCTGTACCCCTTCGTCGCAGTCGGCGGGTTCTCCGTGAACGCGCTCATCGCACAGGTCATCGGCGTCGTCGCCATCGCCGCGTGGACCATCGTGGCCACGGCGGTGGTGTTCGGCGTGCTGAAGGCCATCGGACAGGCACGCGTCGATCCAGCCCACGAACGCGAGGGGCTCGACATCTCGGAACACGGCGTCGAGACGTACCCCGAGTTCTCGCTGGGTGACGAACCGGCCGTGACCGACGGTGGCGAGTTCCGCACCGACGGTGGCTCGACCGAAGGAGGTGAGAACGAATGA
- the hemB gene encoding porphobilinogen synthase has translation MNPTRRPRRLRRDGVRSLVSEVSLSASDLVAPVFVDATAEERAPIPSMPGHERVPLDDIVARVREVRETGVEAVILFGIPQSKDARGSRAWADDGVVQEAVRRVTADTDAYVITDVCLCEYTDHGHCGVLTSEASERLEAARSSSAVEASATDDSTLTVRNDETLELLRKTAVSHAEAGADMVAPSSMTDGMVGAIRAGLDEADHTDVGIMSYAVKYESAFYGPFRDAADGAPAFGDRRHYQMDPANAREALREARLDAEQGADVLMVKPALSYLDIVRSVREEFDHPVAAYNVSGEYAMLHAAAEKEWLDLEAVAHESLLSIKRAGADLIVTYFAEDVARRL, from the coding sequence ATGAACCCGACACGCCGCCCGCGGCGACTCCGGCGCGACGGCGTCCGCTCGCTGGTGAGCGAGGTGTCGCTCTCGGCCAGCGACCTCGTCGCCCCCGTATTCGTCGACGCGACGGCCGAAGAGCGCGCGCCGATTCCGTCGATGCCCGGCCACGAGCGCGTCCCCCTCGACGACATCGTCGCTCGCGTCCGGGAGGTGCGCGAGACGGGCGTCGAGGCGGTCATCCTGTTCGGGATTCCCCAGTCAAAGGATGCTCGCGGGTCACGTGCGTGGGCGGACGACGGCGTGGTACAGGAGGCCGTTCGCCGGGTGACGGCCGACACCGACGCGTACGTCATCACGGACGTGTGTCTCTGTGAGTACACCGACCACGGCCACTGCGGGGTGCTCACGAGCGAAGCGAGTGAGCGCTTGGAAGCGGCGCGCTCTTCCAGTGCGGTCGAGGCGAGCGCGACGGACGACTCCACGCTCACGGTGCGCAACGACGAGACGCTCGAACTGCTCCGAAAGACCGCGGTCTCACACGCCGAAGCGGGCGCAGACATGGTCGCACCGTCCTCGATGACCGACGGGATGGTCGGCGCGATACGCGCGGGACTGGACGAGGCGGACCACACGGACGTGGGCATCATGAGTTACGCCGTCAAGTACGAGAGTGCGTTCTACGGTCCCTTCAGGGATGCCGCCGACGGCGCGCCCGCCTTCGGGGACCGGCGACACTACCAGATGGACCCTGCCAACGCCCGCGAGGCCCTCCGTGAGGCCCGCCTCGACGCCGAACAGGGCGCGGACGTGCTGATGGTCAAGCCCGCGCTCTCGTATCTCGACATCGTCCGGAGCGTCCGCGAGGAGTTCGACCACCCCGTGGCGGCGTACAACGTCTCCGGCGAGTACGCGATGCTCCACGCCGCCGCCGAGAAGGAGTGGCTGGACCTCGAAGCGGTCGCCCACGAGTCGCTGCTGTCCATCAAACGCGCCGGTGCGGACCTCATCGTGACCTACTTCGCCGAGGACGTGGCCCGCCGACTCTGA
- a CDS encoding DedA family protein — MASEPTRGRLGRAFLADYGPFLLAGLALSLAAVGITLAVVGDPERLRAWLDTYGFLALFLVLILEGAMLLYFAPSESLVPVAVTLLADSTFGYAVVILTAVAGATVGQYALFLLAKRGGREYLLQKPWFRVSESALDRFDSWFDRWGRAVVPASNALLFTRGMVTVPAGLAEMRDAEFVALSALGSLIFQTWLALVALYGLQYLPDWVPV, encoded by the coding sequence ATGGCGTCGGAACCAACCCGTGGTCGGCTTGGCCGGGCGTTCCTCGCGGACTACGGCCCGTTTCTGCTCGCCGGCCTCGCGCTCTCGCTCGCCGCCGTCGGTATCACCCTCGCCGTCGTCGGTGACCCCGAACGGCTCCGGGCGTGGCTCGACACATACGGCTTCCTCGCGCTCTTTCTCGTCCTGATTCTGGAGGGCGCGATGTTGCTGTACTTCGCCCCGAGCGAGAGCCTCGTCCCCGTGGCGGTGACGCTCCTCGCCGACTCGACGTTCGGCTACGCCGTCGTCATCCTGACCGCCGTCGCGGGCGCGACAGTCGGCCAGTACGCCCTGTTCCTGCTGGCAAAGCGCGGCGGCCGCGAGTACCTCCTCCAGAAGCCGTGGTTCCGCGTGAGCGAGTCCGCACTCGACCGCTTCGACTCGTGGTTCGACCGCTGGGGCCGTGCCGTCGTGCCCGCGAGCAACGCCCTGCTGTTCACCCGCGGCATGGTTACCGTCCCGGCAGGCCTCGCGGAGATGCGTGACGCCGAGTTCGTCGCTCTCTCGGCGCTAGGCTCGCTGATTTTCCAGACGTGGCTGGCACTGGTCGCGCTGTACGGCCTCCAGTACCTGCCCGACTGGGTGCCGGTTTAG